DNA sequence from the Deltaproteobacteria bacterium genome:
CCGCGGCCGCGGCCCGGGAGCGGCCCCAGCTCGGCCGCGAGGCGCGCGCGGGTCTGGAGGCCTACGCGGCCGGGGTGAACGCGTGGCTGGCCGAGATCGCGGCGAATCACGCCACGCGCCCGTTCGAGCTGCGCTGGCTCGAGATCGAGCCGGAGCCGTGGACGCCCGAGGACTCGCTCGCGATCTTGCGGCTCCGCGCCTGGAATCTGGGCCGATCGATCTCCGCGAGCCTGCTTCTCGACCGCCTGGTCGCCGAGATCGGCGGCGTGCCCTCGCGCGACTTCTTCCCGGTGCGGCCGAGCGACGGCTCGCACGATCCGTTCGCGGGCCTGCTCTCGCTGGGCCGCGTGTCCGACGCATTGGCGCGGACGAGCGGGCTGGGCGGCGCCTCGGGAAGCCTGGGGGTTCTGGTGCCGGCCGCGCGCTCGCGAAGTGGCAAGCCGCTGCTCGCCAACGATCCGCACGTCGGCTTCTCCTCGCCCCCCGTCTTCTACCTGGCGCACCTTCGCGCGGGACGCTTCGAGCTCTCGGGCGCGACCTGGCCGGGACTGCCGATCTTCTTCACCGGCACGAACCGACAGATCGCCTGGGGGCAGGTCGCTCTACACGCCTCGGTGTCGGATCTGTTCGAGGAGGCGCTGGACCCGAACGACCCGACCCGCTACGAGCGCGCGGGACGCTGGCAGTCGGCGCGGGTCGAGAGCCAGCGGATCGCCGTGAGAGGGCGGGCGCCGGAGCCGATCTCGATCGTCGTCACCGAGCACGGCCCGCTGCTGCGCAGCGTGTTTCCCGACCCCCCGCGCGCGAACTCGCTCGCGCTGCGCTGGACCGGCCAGGCGGAGCGGAGCGGCGCCGAGGCGCTCTACCGGCTGCAGCGCTGCGGCGACTGGGGCTGCTTCCGCGCCGCGCTGCGCGAGCTGCGCGCTCCCGCGGCGACGTTCCTGTACGCCGACGCGAGTGGCGCGACCGGCACGCAGGTCGCTGGGGACCTGCCGCTCCGCGCGATCGAGACCGGTCTGCTCCCGCTCGCGGGCGCGTCGCGGTACTACGACTGGCGCGGCACGGCGGACTTCGACTCGCTGCCTTCGAGCTACGGCGCGAGTCTGCCCGTGCAGGTGGTCTCTCCGCATCCCGAGGCCGCGAGCTTCCGGACGCCGATCACCTGGCTCTGGAGCAATCAGGGCGCCGCGGAGCGCGTGCGCGAGCTGCTCGCCCGACCGGGAGCGCTCGACGTCGAGGGTCTGGTCGCGATCCAGCGCGACACCGTCTCGCGTCGCGGCCCCGCCACGGTGAAGCTCCTGCTCGAGCACGCGGCGCCAGCGTCGTCGGCCGCGCAGCGGGTTCGCACGCTTCTGCTCGAGTGGGACGGCTCGACCGCGACCGACTCGGTCGGAGCTTCGCTGTACCACGTGTTCCGGCAGCGGCTGGCGGGCAAGCTTCTCGAAGGGCTCTCGCTCTCGAAGGGATCGCGGGCGCTGCTTGCGCAAGCCGAACCCGCGCCTGGAGTCGCGCTCGCGCGCGCGCTCGATCGCGTGGGTCGGGAGAAGCTGGCGAGCTCGATCGACACCGCGCTCGACGAGACCTGGAGCTTCATGCGCACGCGCGTGTCGGCCAATCCGAAGCGTTGGAGCTGGGGAGCGGTGCACGAGGTCCGCCTCGAGCACGCGTTCGAGCGGCTCGGCTCGGGCACGCTGGGCTGGGTGGGGCGGCGTCTGGGGTCCGCGGCGTTCGCCGCGCCGGGCGATCCCGACTCGGCCTGGACGATGTTCAGCGCAGGGCTCGGCGATCCGTCCGTCGCACTCGGCCCGGCGTTCCGCTACGCGGTCGATCTCGGCGATCCGGACCACGCGCTCTTCGGCCTCGCGGGCGGCCAGTCGGGACACCCCGGCTCGGCGCACTACGCGGACGCGCTCGACGATTGGCTCGGGGGGCGCCCGCGACCGCTCTGGATGCACGCGAGCGACGTCTCCTACCACCAGAAGGGAACCTGGGAGCTGCATCCCGCAGAGCCATGATCGTCTTCATCCTCGTGCCAGGGCTGTACGCGGCCGTCGAACAGGCGGACGATCCAGCGCTGCGCGGCCGCCCCGTGATCGTCGGCGGAGATCCCGCCAAGCGCGGCAGCGTGACTGGCGCGAGCCGCGAGGCGCGTGCGCGCGGCGTGGAAGAGGGCATGGAGATGCGCCGCGCGCTCGAGCTCTGTCGTGACGCGATCCTGCGCCGGACGCGCCTCAAACACTACCGGGAGCGCGTCGCGGAGCTTCGCGAGCTTCTGCGCGCGGACTGCGAACGGCTCGAGGAGCTCGGGCTCGACGGAACATTCCTCGAGCTCGCTTCCCCCGCGGATGGTCTCGCCCACGCCGCGGAGCTCTGCGTGCGCCTGCAAGCGGAGTTCGGACTTCCCGCCGTGGCAGGAATCGCGCCGACGCGATTCGTCGCGGTGCTGGCCGCGCGGCACGCCGGACCGGGCGGAATCCGGCGCGTGAACGAGGCGGAGGTCGAGGACTTCCTCGGCCCGTTCCCGGTGGACGAGATCTGGGGGCTCGGTCCCGCGACCGCGCAGAGGCTCGCGGAGCACGGGGTGCGCACGATCGCCGAGCTGCGCGCGCTCGATCCCGCCCGGCTCGCCGAGCTCACCGGCGCGCGCGCGGCGGCGATCCTGGAATACGCGCGCGGAGCGGATCGCGGCCGGCTCGCGCCCAAGCCGCGCTCGCGCACGCTCAGCCAGGAGCAGACGCTTCTCGGCCCGAGCACCGACCTGCGCGCGATCTCCGAATCGCTCGCGCAGCTCGCCGAGCGCCTGGCCGCGACGTTGGCGCGGGAGCGACGCGCGGCCGGCTCGGTCACGCTGGTCGTCTCGTACCTGGACGGCACTCGCGCCTCGCGGACGCTGGCGCTCGACGGGCCGACCGGGGAGCCGCGCGAGCTCGCGGACGCGGCCGTGGCCCTGCTCGCGCGCACCCACGCAGGTGCGCGAGCGATCCGCCGACTGCGTCTCGCGGTCGCGGGGCTGGAGCGCCTGACACCGGGCACCGAGGGGCGCCAGCTGCGACTCTTCTGACAGGCGCTCGTCCTGCTTCGCACGGCGACCGGCAACTGCGGCTTCAGGAGCCCCCGCCTGCCGTCCGAAACGGTAGGCGAGAGGGCCCGTTGGACAAAGACAACACGTTCGACCGCCGCAAGTATCCGCGCGTCCACACCGAGTCGCTGGTCGCGATCTCCCGGGTGGATTCGCGCGGGGCGCTGGCCCACGCGCTCGACGTCTCGATCGGCGGCATCCGCTTCCGGTGCGTCGGTCTCGAGGTCGAGCTCGGCGAGGTGCTCCGCGTGCTGCTGACGATCGGCGAGCGAACCGTCTCCGTCGTCGGACGACTGGTGCGCGTGACCGAGCTCGACGGCTTCACGCAGGAGGTCGCGCTGAGCTTCACCGAGGTCGACCCCGACACGCTGCGCTTCCTGTCCGCGAGCCTGCCGGAGGCCTACGAGGTCTAGGTTCCCATTCGGGGGGCTTTGCAGCTAAGCTCGGGCCCCCGGAATGAGCGACTTCTACCAGAACGGCGTCATCACGACCCTGCACCGCCTGGGCGCTTCGTCGCTCGGCCGGATCGAGGCCGAGCTCAAGCACTACGCGCGCGAGCGGCCGATGGCGCTGGTGCTGCCGTGCCTGCACACGGAGATCGACGGCTCGGGCTTGCGCGGCATCCTCGAGGTTCTGCGCGAGGTCTCCTACCTGCACCGGATCATCGTCTCGGTCTCGGGCACCACGCAGGCCGAGGAGTTCAAGCGCGTGCGCGAGTTCTTCCGCCCGCTGCCCGAGGTGGTCTGCGTCTGGGGCAGCGGTCCGACCGTGGGCGAGCTGCTCGAGCGGCAGCGCGCGAGCGGTCTCGAGCCCGGCCCCGACGGAAAGGGGCGCGCGGTCTGGCTCGGCGCGGGGGCGGCGCTCGCGCTCGGCGACGTCGACGCGCTGGCGTTCCACGACTGCGACGTGCTGACCTACGACCGCGAGTTCCTGGCGCGGCTCTGCTACCCGGTGCTGAGCCCGCACCTCGATTACGACTACTGCAAGGGCTACTACGGCCGCGCCACCGATCGCCTGCACGGCCGCGTGACGCGGCTCTTCGTCACACCTCTGATCCTTTCCTTGAAGCGCACGCTGGGCCGCGAGCTGCCGCTGATCGAGTTCGTGCACGGCTTCCGCTACCCGCTCGCAGGCGAGTTCTCGATGAAGACCACGCTCGCGCGCCAGGTCCGGATCCCGAGCGATTGGGGTCTCGAGGTCGGCCTGCTCGCCGAGGTGTTCCGCAACGCGTCGTCGCAGCGGATCTGCCAGGTGGAGCTCTGCGACAACTACGACCACAAGCACCAGGAGCTCTCGCCGCTCGATCCGACGCGCGGGCTGCACCGGATGGTGATCGACATCGCGACATCGCTGTTCCGGAACCTCGCGAGCGTCGGCGTGCAGTTCGACGCCGGGTTCCTCAACACGCTCTGCTCCGCGTACCTCCGCCAGGCGCAGGACACGATCAGCGCCTACTCCGACGACTCGCGCATCAACGGGCTGCACTTCGATCCGCACGCGGAGGAGCTCGTCGTCGAGACCTTCACCGCGGGTCTGCGCGCCGCCGGGCTCGCCTTCGTGCGCGACCCGATGCGCTCGCCGCTGATCCCGAACTGGCACCGCGTGAGCGCCGCGATTCCCGAGTTCCTCTCCGACCTGCGCTACGCCGTGGAGCTGGACAGACGCCTCTGACCGATTGACTACGCTCGGCTTCGCCTCGCTGCGCGCGCCTGCGGCGCTTGCGGCTCCGCGCGCGGGCGG
Encoded proteins:
- a CDS encoding glycosyl transferase encodes the protein MSDFYQNGVITTLHRLGASSLGRIEAELKHYARERPMALVLPCLHTEIDGSGLRGILEVLREVSYLHRIIVSVSGTTQAEEFKRVREFFRPLPEVVCVWGSGPTVGELLERQRASGLEPGPDGKGRAVWLGAGAALALGDVDALAFHDCDVLTYDREFLARLCYPVLSPHLDYDYCKGYYGRATDRLHGRVTRLFVTPLILSLKRTLGRELPLIEFVHGFRYPLAGEFSMKTTLARQVRIPSDWGLEVGLLAEVFRNASSQRICQVELCDNYDHKHQELSPLDPTRGLHRMVIDIATSLFRNLASVGVQFDAGFLNTLCSAYLRQAQDTISAYSDDSRINGLHFDPHAEELVVETFTAGLRAAGLAFVRDPMRSPLIPNWHRVSAAIPEFLSDLRYAVELDRRL
- a CDS encoding PilZ domain-containing protein codes for the protein MTGARPASHGDRQLRLQEPPPAVRNGRREGPLDKDNTFDRRKYPRVHTESLVAISRVDSRGALAHALDVSIGGIRFRCVGLEVELGEVLRVLLTIGERTVSVVGRLVRVTELDGFTQEVALSFTEVDPDTLRFLSASLPEAYEV
- a CDS encoding penicillin acylase family protein — encoded protein: MAGLRDARDRARTRGRDSRSRARDRKPARSLARLGRCVLHAHARVRADRARGLQGPGAPVRRILNGAVLVAGVALLVATVGLVAVLLLVGRDPGPPARGALSVRGLDANARVVRDPFGVPHVEAETLADACFALGFAHAQDRLWQMELARRSAHGRLAELFGEGALAQDRLARTLGFSAAAARERPQLGREARAGLEAYAAGVNAWLAEIAANHATRPFELRWLEIEPEPWTPEDSLAILRLRAWNLGRSISASLLLDRLVAEIGGVPSRDFFPVRPSDGSHDPFAGLLSLGRVSDALARTSGLGGASGSLGVLVPAARSRSGKPLLANDPHVGFSSPPVFYLAHLRAGRFELSGATWPGLPIFFTGTNRQIAWGQVALHASVSDLFEEALDPNDPTRYERAGRWQSARVESQRIAVRGRAPEPISIVVTEHGPLLRSVFPDPPRANSLALRWTGQAERSGAEALYRLQRCGDWGCFRAALRELRAPAATFLYADASGATGTQVAGDLPLRAIETGLLPLAGASRYYDWRGTADFDSLPSSYGASLPVQVVSPHPEAASFRTPITWLWSNQGAAERVRELLARPGALDVEGLVAIQRDTVSRRGPATVKLLLEHAAPASSAAQRVRTLLLEWDGSTATDSVGASLYHVFRQRLAGKLLEGLSLSKGSRALLAQAEPAPGVALARALDRVGREKLASSIDTALDETWSFMRTRVSANPKRWSWGAVHEVRLEHAFERLGSGTLGWVGRRLGSAAFAAPGDPDSAWTMFSAGLGDPSVALGPAFRYAVDLGDPDHALFGLAGGQSGHPGSAHYADALDDWLGGRPRPLWMHASDVSYHQKGTWELHPAEP